TGAGAAgcaggaaaaaatgttttgcatctttCAATGACAAACATCTAAACCACTAATCGTCTTGCACTTCACTAATCATTTAGTTAACTTATCGTTGCAGCCTTTGACTACAGAAACCCCAGTTAAAATTCCTTCACTCATGCATGCTAGGACAAAGACAGccacttttaacttttaaacaaGCTGTAACCAACCAGGTGATTAGTCACACCAATAAAATAGATAGAACATTGTGTCAAATTACTGCTGTCTAACGGGAATACTACAAACCCTAGTTTAAACTTTAGCCCTCCATCAGGTTGGCACCCTGTGTTATCAAGAAAACGACCTTAAaatgtttgtgcacacaaaattaaaatttgtgCTCAAGctatttatgcaaaataaaatgttagaatTTCAAGGCCAGGTTTATTATATCAGCCCTCCATTAACACCCAAAAGACTCCAAAGTGGTCTCATCACTTTGTATAATGTTTGCATACACTTGTGCAGGCCGAGCAAACACCAATGCTTTATTTCTCAAAGTGTCACAATTTATTTATCTGATGTGCAATGCTAATATCCTGAGAAtgaatgaagcaaaactgtTTTGCTTGCACAAATATAGCATTCGTGACACAATTACAGCTAAAATAATTAGTCAATATGATGGATAGAGGATTCATTTGCAGTAATTATGTTAACTGAATAGATGCTTCGGTAAATTTTCAAATTCACCCAGTTTCAGCTTTTAAATGGGAGAATTTTCTGCTGTTCTTTGTCATTTAAAGTAAATTCAGTATCATTAGGTTTTGGGCAGCTGGGCataataattaaacaattaaatgattcatcaaataaataattggCCATAGGAAAGCATGTCTTTTATGGATAAtgcaattaattgattaatcccATGACCTGCAGAATAATCTATAATGAAAAATTGTTAGTTGAGATGAATGAACTACCTCAAAGTTGAAGTTCATTATCACTAACTGATTCTGTTCTTTTTACGTTTTCTTAATTGTACAAATGTAAACATATCTAAATCAGACTTGATATGTTTTAAGATTTCATATGGAAAATTTCATTGAgagttggaaaaaaacaaaaaacctagTCTCCTCAtccctcctgctctcctctggGTCAAAGATCCAGGTGTGCCTCTCACTGTTCAACACTGCAGCTGAGAGGAAGTGCATTCCTAACTGATGATGATGCTGTGTTTCCTCTCGGCCCCGCTGTGTGCCTTAACACGCCGCCGCCGCAATTACAGCACCACATCAAAGGCTGCCTGCCATGACTCAGcacgtacaaacacacacacacacctacttaGATGCAGAGTAAAGACAgtaaacacaccaacacagacTAAGACTGATCATGGGTCCTAAATCCACGAGCGTGTGCAAGTGCAGGCATGGATTACATTTCTGAATGTTACCTTGGACCGCATGAAGCAACACACGGACACACAAAACCTGAATGGACCTGCTGGCAGCAGCTAAGAACAAaagtacacacagacagacggaCAAACACACACGTTAGGATGAACTTGAGCTCTTTGAATATCAGTTGATCTCATGTGCACTGTAGacgtaacacacacacacacacacacacacacacacacacacacacacacacacacacacaggctctttCATCTCCATTCAGCACCACAATAAACAAATGAGTCAGCCAGCGCTCACAAAGAATCCTGACTCAcgctcacgcacacacacacacacacaacgtgAAAAGAGAAAAGCGAGGATTTGGggaggaagcaaagaaaaagcagTGAGGAGAGAATATAGGAGGACGAATGGGTGATAGAGAGACTGAGACGatcaaagaggaagtgaaaaaaaaaacgaaaactGAGTCAAAACATCCTCTTGATCCCTGCTCACGTCTACAGCACTGAGTACAGACCTAACCTCAGCACTGCCAACCACGTCTTTCTCTCATACACTCTTACCCAAGTCATCCTGTTTGCCATGCTTTACCATCACCACGTAAAAACGCTATGGCTGCCTTTTACACTACTGCAAACCAAAGCCTTTACTGCATACAAACAGCAACAGAGTGCCAACACATTGAGTGGCTCCAGCTGCTCATACATGAGgatttgctgctgttctttgtcTCATATAATAGTTAACTGAATATTGAACAGGTTTTGCCATCACACCAGCTGCATGTGCTGACACTGGGTTCTTCCATGTTttgtattaataaatatattttttcaaagaTGCAGAAAAGTGTCTCAAGTGACAGCCTTAGAGCAGACAAAAGGGTTTAGACAGTGAAACACCCACACATTAGTACACTCTGCATACAGTACAagctgacaaagaaaacagcagcacatgCACTGACAGGCACAGAGAGACACCTCTAGCTacagagacaggaagtgagGGCCTTTTTTGGATGATTCAGTCCACACTTGACCTCACATAAACCTTTGTTCATTCAGCAAGCTAATCGTCTACTAGCCTGCTGGCacacgcaacacacacacacagacctcaaGATGAACCACATATTTGGTGCCGTTTCCTGTACCACGGTTCTTATAGCTGAGACTTCAGTTCCCTGGACAGATGCCTTCAAAGACAACGACTGGCTGCTCAAAGCGCCTGAACGCAGCCTTGTCAAGATCACAGAAATCTGATCCAAAATAGATTCACTAGAGGAGCTGCAAATTGATACAATGCGACTAATAATAGCATACAGCACTTAGGGTTATTTTGGATTtcagtgaggaaaaaaatatctttaacaCTTTTAACTCTTTTACTcacagatgaaagcttattcttgtacatacacacaaagaaatgagaaaatgtttttcttgtcaCTGGCTGGCTGCTGAGGCTGTGTAAAAGATTTTCCTGTCAAATATGATTTTGAAAGTAGAACCAGAGCATTTAAACAATGGTTTTGAGAGCATGGAAACAAAATCTTCCAACCTgacacacagatatacagacAAGTGCTTATGCTTACTCACCCTTGGTTGTTGTGGTGACTCCATCAGATTTGGTGAAGTCTATACTGGCATAGGCTCCATTCTCTGGCAGAGGCACAGTCCccaccaccaccgccgccgCAGAGCTCCTGTTGCTGCTACCAGCTCCTGACGCTACGGCTCCCGCATTACTCCCATCCTCCCTCAACTCCAAGGCAATGTAGTTCAGGCCATTTTGGTAGCCCACAGACATGTTCCTGCACATTCTACCAGCTCCAGACCCCGAGGAAGAGGATGCTGAGGTCCCAGAGTCCATGCCCATGTCCATAGCTCTTGTTGGAGCATGATGAGCTGGTGAGTCCCCTAGACCCTCCACAGACATCCATACACTGTCAAAAGATGCTGAGCTGGCCCATCTGGAAGCCTGGCCCTCTGTTAGATAAGATCCATTTGAGGCTGTGGGGTTTGACAGTGTGGGATGGGTTGCTGAGGACAAGGGGCCAAGTCCTCCAGAGGGAGTTGAAttagaggaggaggtggaggagaatgTCTCTGAGCTGTGTCTTCTTCTTCCTTGGGGATCAGCTCGAACCACCTTGGGCTCCAGCTGGTGTGTTGGCGCCCTACCTGGGCTCGAGgtaggaagaggaggagaaatggaagaggaagaggcagagggagggTGGCCATAATGTCCCTCAATCACACAGAGATGCTGCAGCATGGCTGTGGGGCTCGTTTGCATCCTGTCACCTCTGTTGAGGTTAAATGTCATGTCTGTGTAGTCACCCCCCATTGACCTCCAGTGACCTCCAGCAGGAACACCAGGTGAGGATAACACACCAGAACTGGTAGCCAGAGGCCTGATGTAGCTGGGTGGGTTCCACGGGGCAACAAGGCTGGGCCGAGGTGACTGGTTCTTACCCAGACATccaccactgtcctgctggtctGCCCCTACCTCCACACTCATATAGTCCTGGTGAGTTTGGGGTTGGGGAGGGGAGTGATGGTGGTCAATGGATCCCAGGGAAGGCGCTTCATCTTGGGCAGAAAGAGAGTAAGCAGGGGACTGTTGGTGGGGGTACTGATCACCAAACTCAATGTTGATATACTCTCCGGGACTGGAAGGCTCTTCTGATGAGCTGCCAGTGGCGGCAACTGAGGTTGAGGTGCCTGCAGACACCGTGGAGGACTCACTAACACGTCCATGAGAACTCCTTCTGCCTAAAGGAAGCCGGTTGGGCCTCACAATGCGTCGGTCAGTCATTGCGGCAGTTGTGTGGTGAGCTCCATAAGGTGGCGGTGGGTGAGAGGGAGTGGAGGTGCTACTTCCTCCCCCACCCCTCTTCTCTGGTGTTGACAGCAATGCTGTGGCAACTGATGGATAGACTGGCTTGGCAGGAGAACTCATAGGAACATACTCCCCATACTCTTTCTCATCCCTTTCTCTGGTAGGGGCCTTGTAGGAGCGTGGGAGGGAGAAATAGGGACTGTAAGACTTTGGGGTGCCCTCAGGTGTACCAGGTGTAAAGTACCCACTGCTGCCTTCATTTGAGAGCTTGTGGCCCCCACTGCTGCTATATGACATGTCCATATATTCcccattttcaggtctctctaCTATTATGTCACTCCCACTGGCACTGGCTATGCTGGAGCTACTGTAAGGGCTGGGGCAGGCCTGCACTGGGGAGGGGGAGCTGCCACTACCCCCTGGGAGCATCATCATATAGCCATGGGAGTCTGTGGAGGACTGGGATTGGAGCTGGGCGTGGTGGTGGGATGAACGGGCACCTAAAGCTGGACTGTGAAACTGAGGGGAGTGGGAGATGTGATGGGAGTAGGAGCTGGGTTGCATAGGCATGTAGTCGGGGGGGGTGTCCCGTGGTGATGCAGCTACGCCACACATCATGGGCATGTAGCCACTGTCTTCCTTGGCAGACAAGGAGGAAGAGTGAGGAGGGCGTTCGCTAGCGGCCTCCGTCCGGGAGAGCGTAGAGGGACGGCTCTGTTGGCTGTGCTCAGAACAGGAGCTGTAATCAGAGCGGAgcgaggaagaagaggaggatgggcCGCCACGGAGCAGCCCGCTGCCAAATGGTAACACAACATCTGACCCCTCGTCCAAAGAGAAGTTGGTCTGGGTCATTTTCTGGTAAACTGCCACTCCAGAGCCACCAGTTGCACCACCAGTAGGCCTAGAGAAAGagtgtgtcctcctcctcagcGATGATGATGAAAAGCGCTCATCCTCTGTTGTTGATGTGCTCTCATCTCGTGGCGTGTCCCCACCACTGTTGTTTCCAGACCCTCCACCGGTGCCAAAGACCTCCCGGTTCCAGCTCATAGCCATGTAATCGTTTAGACAGTTCTCTTCTCTGATTGGAGGTGTGTTGCCCAGGGAGTCTGGTGTGTTACTCCTCACCCGGAAGTAGCGGAAATCACCAGGACTGGAGCCGTACTCATCTGAAGAGTTAAAGCCACCATCGGATGGTGAGCCGCATATTGAGGCGCTTGACGGGCGGGTGAGCGTGTCAGAGACGGAGCCATGGCCGCTGCTGGAGGAGACGCTCACAGGACTGGTAGTAGAGGGGAAGTGGGAGACTGGCAGCGAAGCAGAGCGGGCGTGGTAGGTGGATGATGATCCTGGGATGGCTCTGACATAGCGCCCACTTCCGGTACTTGTGCCAGCGCTTCCTGTGGCAACACCGCTTCCACTGCTGCCACCGCTGCCCTCCTGACGCCCATGCTGGCCACGTGCTGAGTTAAGATGAACCAGACTTCCGGTGGCAGAGCGGAACGGCCGGTTCATTGTCCCCTCACCCTCACTTGATGTACGGAAGCGATAACCACTAGCCCTGGAGCTCTTACTTGAAGGCGGCGTGCCCACAACTGATTCTGTCCTCGATCGCCGCTGCAGCCCTGTCTGACTCGGTGGCAGGTTGCCCAGGTGGCGCCGCGTCGTGATAAACGGCATAGGGTTGGACCCTGACGACTGGCTCTTGCTCCTGGGCCGAAACTCCGCGAAAGCTTTCAGGGCTTTCATTGTTTCCAGGATGGTCTCGTGCATGTTTTGGGCCACAACAGAATCATCCACCTGCATCCATATCTCCCCAGGCCCAATGGAGGAGGAGCGACCCACCTCAATGAAAAAGAAGCTTTCTGAATGTCCACAGCGTCTGATATTCATCAACTGAAGGTTAACACAGGGGGTTTCAGAGTTCAACTTAACGAGGTGAATGGTTTTAGTTGAGAGGCAGAGCCGGTAAACACCTGTGAGGTTTTTAGTTTGACCCAGTCCTTTAGGTTTCACATTCACCTGCCACACCTCTTTAAACACAGTACCAGGGGTGACTGTACCATATCCATCATCTAAATCATCAGAATCCAAGTGCACTTTTTTGCCCTCACTCATCAACTCACTGACAGCTACGTACCAgtcctcctgctcctgctcaTTTTCAGCCACTATGGCAAAATACTCGTCCTTAGTATAAAGGGCAATgaggtgtttgtttttggaATCCGCCCTTTTGTTTACCGTGAAGCACTGGTAGAGGTAAATAACCCTTTTCGGGGGAGAAGGAGCGACCGCTCCACCGCTGGCGGCGGCCGCGGCAGCAGAGCGCAGGCTGTTCCTGAATTTCTTCTCGCTGTCGTAGTACTCCAGGCGGCTCGGCCCGAGGTGGCTGGCAGCCCGCAGCACGAAAAACCTCTTATGTCCGTGTTTTTGCTTTCTTAAATAGCCACACTTACGGATATCATCCACAGCGTCCGAGGTATTAGCGACGTTCACAGCCGCGTAAACATTGCTATTGCTAGCGGCGGAGGAAGCGGCGGGGTCCTCCGCGGTGTGTACCTGGCTGAGAGACGAGGAGGAGGCTTTCCTGCCCGGGGACTCTGCGGTGTTTTCCACGGAGAGATGCTGCTGCGGGGCCAGCTGGTAGtgatggtgctgctgctgatccTTTGGCGGCTGATGGTGGCTGAGGTGGGGATGGTGGAGGTGGTTGGAGGGCGGTAAGTGTTGATGGAAACGagagcctcctcctcctccgccgcCGATATTAATTAACGGGGAAGGGGGTTCCCCGACCGAGCCGTCTCCGTTTGCGGTGGCGCCCGCAGATTTCGTCGCCACGTCCCTCTGCTGCGTCTCCACCATCAACATCGCTGCCTTGCCGTCCTGGTAATTCGTAAAATTTGCCATCAGAGAGCACAATCAAAGGTCACTTCACCAGCAAGCTAATCCGAGTGGACGTAGACCCCATTCTTGTTTTGGGAGACGAGCTCCCGAGTCCGGCTAGGCCAGCTAACGTTGACTCCAATGACTCAGATTTGCAATCCTCGCGGACCGGCTTTGTTATTTAGTCAAACACGCGAGTCCCGTGGCGCCTTTTGCAGCGCTGCAGGTATTCCAATGCGGGCTTATTTCACGAAATGAAGCCTACCGTGAGCAACATGCCCACGTTCAGCCGTGTTTCTATAGTCGGGAGGATCCGGCTAGCTCGGTTAGCTCCCCGCTCCCTTCTCCGCCTGTACACATCTCTACGGGCCAGAGCACAAACAACACATGACCCCCCTGCGTCACCGACCACATGGGAGGGGCCGAGAATCGAGCGGGGCTTCGATTGGTCCATCATTTTGACTGACATTCTCTGACAGGCGTTTGGACCAATCGCAACTGGATATCAGTGTTTGCGTCAATAGCTCTGACTAATCACGTCGCAGAGAGTTTTATTGTAGTTAAAAATAGGCGGTGACACTGTAGGGCTTATCTGGAGTCATTAGTTAGGTCTTCCAGCAACTGTTCAGcagtattcagatcctttatttaagtaaaactaCTGCATATTCCTCCTCTACTGCAAATATACTTTGATACAAATAAAATACCTGCACTGAAAATATCACAGTAAAATTTGTTAGAGTGATTAGATTTATCTCTAATAACTTTCCAGAGCTCATCAATGCAGTGCATGTAAAACCTTTTTCTGCAAAGAAAGGTTACCAAAGTTGACAGACaactacagaaaaaaacccaGTGTAGTAAAAGTTACAAAGTGAAAATAGCCTAAAAGTCACTAAATACatgtgctgtgtttgctgtgttgcaTTACGCCTTTTAATCAGACATTATATCCTGTATTGAACCTCTTTCACCTGCGGGTTAAGGTTTGTTACATATTCTGACTCATATACTGAGGATCCAACATAGTTCTAATGTCCCCAAATGTTGGACCTCTTTCCTACAGGGTCTGAGGTTTACTAAAACACATTGCTGCTCCAGTCATGTGAGAAGCCACTGCTGAGTTTGGTTACTGGTCAACCATACTGTCAGCGGGGGCCAAGTCAGCTGTGGCGACCTCATAAGGCCTGCGTCCTTTATGCTTCAAGTTAAAACCAGTCAAATCCAGGTTCCTTTATAACCTGCCATCTACGGCATCTGCTATCCACCGCACACAAACTCCCTGTAATCTTCACAAGTGATattaagtttttttgttttttttttcctcaaggCAGCTAAATGTGGCAAAAGCTCAGTGTTTTCCATGGAAACCTAGATAGAGTAATCGAGGAAGAGTCCCCCATCTGCCCAGAGGCGGTGCTCTTCCATGCCACAGAGAATGCCACGCTTGGCTTTCCAAGCCTCTACTACACTCTGCATTCAACAATTTGCCTGACCCTTTAATCCCAAACAAACCTTTCAGTACCATGGGTGGATCATGTGTAGTGCAACAGGCCCCAGTGGGAATCAGTCAGAGTTCGCTTCAGGTTTTACCCATAACACTATGCAGGACCACCTGTCTATTTCTGCCTCTGAGTCTGTCACTGTAAATGAGAAAGACCTAAAAAGTCATTAGCagttctatctatctatcaagaAAGATTTTTATCTTCCATATTTTGTAGAAAAGAACTAGTTTTGTTCAAGGTGAGCTGAttaagaaagtaaaataaattaaactagcCTCAATCTATTCAAACTTAGGTGAACTTGGAATCTTGCTCTATTGGCACAAAAggtgaaaacagtgtttttaaagcatTGTCCCTAAACCCTGTATTtactcatctctctctctcgctctcattCTTACACCTCTTTATCCTCTTGATATGGAAAAATGGGATAGCACTGTGACAGCCGGAATACCAGCTTCCAGTTTCTCTCACAATGAAGGCTAGCTACCAGTTGAGCCAATGGGCAACCCAACTCTTCCCCAGGGAAACATCAGCTGACTCAAAGGAAGCCTGGATCTGCAAACGTCTGGCGTGAGAGCAGTCAAATGCACGAAAGCCCCTCAACCTTTCCACCTTCCATCTGCTAACTCTGCTGCTGTAAGAGCAACTGAACTTCTGTAACCTTTAACCTTTTAcccagtttttgtttgtttttgacttttaataTTACTGCAGGATCTTTTCAGATTCTACAGAAATTTTTCACCCCTAAATTTCTTCAAAAATTCAAATTCTGTTGATCAGTGTGACCCTCCCTTTTGTTGTGACTCCATCATGCATTTCTGCTGAGTCACTTTCCAAAGAATAGGTGTGGTCATGTCAGAAACTCAGCTTTTGAGTAAAACAAGCCATGACAGTTTCGTGAGAATTAAGACACCGTTTGCAGCCATTTAGCTGCAGATAGAGCAAAGACACTGCatgtacaggtgtgtgtttgcatgtgttgaAGCGTATGTGCGTCAGTCCCAGTATCAGCCAAACTAGCAGCCACTGTGTATGCTTAATGATGCAAATTTTACCCATGTACTTGCATCAGTCATTTATTTGGTTGATGTGCACTGGTGCTTTGGATAATGATTGACGTCAGCTGTCTGGGCCTGCAGACACGAGGGAATTTAAACACTATAACATAGAGTGATTCCTGCTTGTGTAAACATCAACTAAATATTAGTCTGATATGATaagatgagaaataaaaagtgGCACTGGCAAttttttgtgtggttttttttttcaagtttagCAGTGAAAGATTAGTTTTGTAGGCATCAATCTGAACTGCTGCGAAGGTTAAATAAAGTGTGGGTCAGGGGTCTGGGTCAGGTCGCTTTGAAATGATTTTGAGAATATGAACTGTATGACATTGTTCATAATATATACTATACAGTGGGTTACCAAAGCAGGTCATTGTCAGAATCAGAGTGACTTTAGATGTTGGATTTGTACAATTTTCACTTAAAACAGCcagttaaaacacaaattaatattCAAACATACAACTTTCCTCTAAATTAGTCACATAAATATTAATTAGTAATATAattaatactactactactaccaccactaataataataatgctaacAATGAACAACTGTAAATATAATCagtatttatttcacaaaacCACATTGATTCCATTGaagcttttaatgtttttattttttctaactAATTTGCTCACTGATGATAATTAGcgagttgtttttctttgctgaatAGTCTCTTCAGTTACCATGACATGGtgccctctgctggtcaggCTCGGACCCTACAGTAAATCCTCTTCTGCTATTGTACTTGTAACAAAGGAGCAGAGCCAACAACGCTGAAATACACACGcacaagaaacacaaaggaaagcATGCTTCCCTTTGTTAGGCTGTTATTTCAGAACAAGCACAGTTGCAAcactgcttctgctgctgctgttgacttTGCAGTTTGACAGTTTATTTACAGAACTGAGAACAAATTGTTCCCATTTGCACAGGTTAGAAATATTTAATCCTACATGCTTTAACcttaacactgacatttttgtgacCAGTAACATTCAGAGTTAACATTAGTTAACATTAGTTTCTGACCTCTGTGCTGTTTAAGGTGGTACTTAGTATATTATAGTATTTGGCTTTATCGTTTTATTGATTTTGGTTGCAGGCATCTTTGTTATTTTTACCACTtgcacatgtttttttaaagaatttgttctcctctttctttcagttttatgaaaTCTTTCTGGGAGTGTCCTTGCAAAAGAGAGCTTGTCTCTCAGCAAAACCTTCCTGAATAAATTATGGTAATAAAAGAGGATAAAGTGATTACAGTGAAAAAAGGAAATCTGCAGAAAATTCAGATCTATACCATAATCTATCCAAGACATTTACTGCCCCAAACAACATCCATTAACATTTGAATAGCTGTGTAAATCCTCTGATACAGTCGTAATCTGCAGCTTTGACAAATGACTTGTTGGGAGAGTTGTATTATCACTTGGACAAAATAtacagtgtaaatatttttggAGGGTTTAATCACATGAAGAAAATTTTCTGATTACCCTTATAATTCTTGAAATCTTATTGTTTAAGCTATTTAGCTGTATGAAAATGAACTAAGCAATCACTAAACCTGGTCACATGAAAACATTGCTTTTAACTTGAGGCAAGCTAATATTGTTGGAAACCTGTGTctatgtttatctgtgtgtgtttaaatcagtttgaacaaatacagtaaaaagaGTCTAAGTCTGTTTCTGgattttcaacacacacacacacatacacacagacacacacacacagacagcgaGGATCAACAGGGATAATCCTCCAGAGCTTCCACAGGGCCATCTGTAACTGCAAAACACTTAGGGTTTATGCTGTGTGGGATCACTAGTGGGGGCTGTGGGCTTGTTTAAAAACCTGCTTTTTGCTCATGCTGAAGACCTGTAGTCCTGTGGTCCAGAAGGAAACTTTTTAGAATCAAACATAGGTGATCACACTGAATTCAAGTTCCAAAGGATTAATTGCAGTGTTTGCTAGGCAAGTTTGACTACAAAAATATTAATAGAAATATTAATAGAAAAATCTGCCCTCGTCATCCAGAAAAACCTTGGACTCTGAAAATTGCTTTGgaatttgcattttttgtaTTTAGTTAGATTTTGTATACTAAATCACCTGATTAAGAAGAGCATAATTAGGGGATGAACCTATTATGATCTCAGCTGGATCTCTAATGTAACCACAACCCTGGTCTGAGTCCTGCTGGTTTATGTGGTCCAcctcctgtctttctgttttccttctcctcttttccctTCCCAGAGAATCggaagaggaagaaatggaTGGGAGATTATCTGcgttcttctgctgctgctgctgctgaccgGCACTTTCTGTAGATCCCTGCTTTACTGAGTCATCATGTTGGCCTCTATACATAGTTCCACACAGGACTTCATCTCCTCAACTCAAGCTGTTAATACAGACAGTGACTGCCGTTAATCCAAACTAGCACTTTGACTACAacccttctctttttctctgcgGCTAATCACTAGCAAAGTCTTTTTAAAGGATAGATCAGGTTGATTATctataaaaatactgattaaaaaTGGTATTGGGTATGCAACTGGTTTGATGTTCATGAGGGTATTTTCTTCTAACGTGATAGTTTACAAAATCCAACCGGACATTCAGTCCAGGCAAGTGTGTGAACTACAGGTCAGTCAGTGGTGGGACATCATGACGTTGTTGTCATGTTCGGGCGTGTAGAGCTGAGTCACAACGCGGACATGGGAGATCTTCTTCACTGCTTTGTAAAATATCTGCTTCAGTTCCTTTGACTCAGTTGTTGCGATGCTGACACAAGTGCTGAGAGGATGGTGGGGAAAGAGAATCAGGAGGAAGAAGGATGGTGGAggggaagaaagaagaaaggaaagttAATGCAGGATGGGAGGAAAACTGCTACCctaacacagagaaaaaagatttttaaagaaatagttgtgaaatatgtttatttgcttttttgaaGAGACATTTGTCTGTTGAGTGTGACACTACAGCTAATTAACCTGCATTTTAGACCAGTGTCAGGACATTGCCGCTATGGGATGAAAACCTCATTTTGGTGTAAACATTTACATGTGTCCTTGTATCTGCTGCAGTGCCTTTTAGCAAGCCACAGAATTATTTCCTTGAAAACTGAACATCTTCTTTTGGTGTTATATTAAGGGTATGATGAGCTCAGCTTTAGG
The window above is part of the Mastacembelus armatus chromosome 18, fMasArm1.2, whole genome shotgun sequence genome. Proteins encoded here:
- the irs4b gene encoding insulin receptor substrate 2-B, which produces MANFTNYQDGKAAMLMVETQQRDVATKSAGATANGDGSVGEPPSPLINIGGGGGGGSRFHQHLPPSNHLHHPHLSHHQPPKDQQQHHHYQLAPQQHLSVENTAESPGRKASSSSLSQVHTAEDPAASSAASNSNVYAAVNVANTSDAVDDIRKCGYLRKQKHGHKRFFVLRAASHLGPSRLEYYDSEKKFRNSLRSAAAAAASGGAVAPSPPKRVIYLYQCFTVNKRADSKNKHLIALYTKDEYFAIVAENEQEQEDWYVAVSELMSEGKKVHLDSDDLDDGYGTVTPGTVFKEVWQVNVKPKGLGQTKNLTGVYRLCLSTKTIHLVKLNSETPCVNLQLMNIRRCGHSESFFFIEVGRSSSIGPGEIWMQVDDSVVAQNMHETILETMKALKAFAEFRPRSKSQSSGSNPMPFITTRRHLGNLPPSQTGLQRRSRTESVVGTPPSSKSSRASGYRFRTSSEGEGTMNRPFRSATGSLVHLNSARGQHGRQEGSGGSSGSGVATGSAGTSTGSGRYVRAIPGSSSTYHARSASLPVSHFPSTTSPVSVSSSSGHGSVSDTLTRPSSASICGSPSDGGFNSSDEYGSSPGDFRYFRVRSNTPDSLGNTPPIREENCLNDYMAMSWNREVFGTGGGSGNNSGGDTPRDESTSTTEDERFSSSSLRRRTHSFSRPTGGATGGSGVAVYQKMTQTNFSLDEGSDVVLPFGSGLLRGGPSSSSSSLRSDYSSCSEHSQQSRPSTLSRTEAASERPPHSSSLSAKEDSGYMPMMCGVAASPRDTPPDYMPMQPSSYSHHISHSPQFHSPALGARSSHHHAQLQSQSSTDSHGYMMMLPGGSGSSPSPVQACPSPYSSSSIASASGSDIIVERPENGEYMDMSYSSSGGHKLSNEGSSGYFTPGTPEGTPKSYSPYFSLPRSYKAPTRERDEKEYGEYVPMSSPAKPVYPSVATALLSTPEKRGGGGSSTSTPSHPPPPYGAHHTTAAMTDRRIVRPNRLPLGRRSSHGRVSESSTVSAGTSTSVAATGSSSEEPSSPGEYINIEFGDQYPHQQSPAYSLSAQDEAPSLGSIDHHHSPPQPQTHQDYMSVEVGADQQDSGGCLGKNQSPRPSLVAPWNPPSYIRPLATSSGVLSSPGVPAGGHWRSMGGDYTDMTFNLNRGDRMQTSPTAMLQHLCVIEGHYGHPPSASSSSISPPLPTSSPGRAPTHQLEPKVVRADPQGRRRHSSETFSSTSSSNSTPSGGLGPLSSATHPTLSNPTASNGSYLTEGQASRWASSASFDSVWMSVEGLGDSPAHHAPTRAMDMGMDSGTSASSSSGSGAGRMCRNMSVGYQNGLNYIALELREDGSNAGAVASGAGSSNRSSAAAVVVGTVPLPENGAYASIDFTKSDGVTTTTKD